A stretch of Halichondria panicea chromosome 1, odHalPani1.1, whole genome shotgun sequence DNA encodes these proteins:
- the LOC135345275 gene encoding uncharacterized protein LOC135345275 gives MTLDLEEYQQQAIRVYPLLEYLHKTVEVLKVWKKNSVQEATYLRLVEACLEMSNALLAGEVCTLAKFAAATTLGRGPFAPVVTIRTEEYAPSGPPLTVVATAISHLPHMAATL, from the exons ATGACTCTCGACTTGGAGGAGTACCAACAACAAGCCATCAGAGTTTACCCTCTTTTAGAATATCTGCACAAGACTGTGGAGGTACTAAAGGTGTGGAAGAAGAATAGCGTACAAGAGGCCACATATTTGAGGCTGGTGGAAGCTTGCCTGGAGATGAGTAATGCGCTATTGGCTGGAGAGGTCTGCACTTTGGCAAAAT TTGCAGCTGCTACAACTCTGGGAAGAGGACCCTTTGCTCCAGTGGTAACAATCCGAACGGAAGAATACG CCCCGTCTggcccacccctcactgttgTTGCTACTGCAATCAGCCATTTACCTCACATGGCAGCCACCCTCTGA
- the LOC135345178 gene encoding glycerol-3-phosphate phosphatase-like: MELKSADQWKELLASVDNFVFDCDGVLWLGTGEAIPGAQEVIKLLRKKGKSIYFVSNNSGKSRKQYLVNFDRLGFEAYENEIYSVGYATAHYLKHVLNFKKKVYLMGLSGLAQELDLQGIPHIGVGPDPMVGGPAELAKITLDPEVGAVVVGFDKEFNWMKLIKACSYLHKPDCLFIATNEDANLPIKSDTIVSPGTGCIVKSVKVGSGREPIVVGKPHSPIFEVLQKSVNLDPSRTVMIGDRLNTDMELGIRNGMKTLLVFSGISQRKDLEDQSETKPDFFSESVAGLLACKETVSE, encoded by the exons ATGGAGCTAAAGAGTGCAGATCAGTGGAAGGAGCTTCTTGCAAGTGTGGACAACTTTGTTTTCGACTGTGATG GAGTGTTGTGGTTAGGAACAGGAGAAGCTATTCCTGGAGCACAAGAGGTCATCAAACTTCTCAGAAAGAAG GGTAAGTCTATCTACTTTGTTAGTAACAACAGTGGCAAATCAAGAAAACAGTATTTAGTGAATTTTGATCGTCTTGGATTTGAGGCTTACGAG AATGAGATCTATAGTGTTGGCTATGCAACTGCCCATTACTTGAAGCATGTGCTTAACTTTAAGAAGAAAGTCTACCTGATGGGACTGTCTGGTCTTGCCCAAGAATTGGACCTGCAGGGCATACCTCACATTGGTGTTGGTCCTGATCCAATGGTGGGTGGACCTGCTGAATTGGCCAAGATAACTCTGGACCCTGAG GTGGGAGCTGTGGTGGTTGGATTTGATAAAGAATTCAACTGGATGAAGTTGATTAAGGCGTGCAGTTATCTCCACAAGCCAGACTGTTTGTTCATAGCAACCAACGAGGATGCCAACCTTCCCATCAAATCTGACACCATTGTTTCTCCAG GCACTGGCTGTATAGTGAAAAGCGTTAAGGTCGGCTCTGGCAGGGAACCGATAGTTGTGGGAAAACCGCACTCACCCATATTTGAAGTCTTGCAAAAGAG CGTCAATTTAGATCCGTCAAGAACAGTGATGATTGGAGACAG GCTGAACACTGACATGGAGCTTGGAATCAGGAACGGAATGAAGACATTACTCGTTTTTTCTGGAATCAGTCAGAGGAAAGATCTAGAGGATCAGAGtgaaactaaaccagacttcTTTAGTGAATCCGTAGCTGGTTTATTAGCATGCAAAGAGACTGTCAGTGAATAG
- the LOC135345118 gene encoding phosphatidylinositol phosphatase PTPRQ-like yields MWSPPPFEETNGVIQYYFLSITEFESGQVFTMTSLSVVAVINDLHPYYTYECTVAAYTVGLGPYSSSVTILLNEEAPSQAPTNVIGLANSSEVISISWNPPPFEHQNGMIHSYKLNVTEVETGIVTMHTTFTTATTLFSLHPYYTYEIRVSAVTVATGPYSQSISIRTNPDVPSSPVQNPIISGHTSNSVSLTWSAPAPEDRNGPIIEYKITVTVISTGQTYVLTSSTTNLEVTSLRPFTDYIFRIAAVTAVGIGPYSTTLSITTLSAAPESPPEDVVLSSVSSTSILVSWSPPPAELQNGVITQYRIYVTEVDTGNQLMYSTMTTSIAIQLLHPFYTYECVVSTYTVAEGPYSAVLNMTTPQDVPDGYPQNFTAVATTSRSAVLIWDPPSKEVQNGIIVNYTIDISVAGSSQTFQVYSTTTGMTLSTLQPYRTYFCIVSALTVVGRGPPSTVLTLSTPEDAPNGSPNIENFYAQDSTTIVFSWSPPDEEVQNGVIREYRIQLEEIDTGNTSLYISLSTSIEISSLHPDSTYELSVAAFTIAIGPYSVIVNVTTLEDVPSGPPQNINSASITSTSILLTWELPLQEDQNGEITSYSVSFTSLDSSDTSVVTVYDSEELELTELRPFTTYTIVIAAETTIGIGPYSKVFHVQTLEDAPTRPANLNGRSINATHIFLQWDPPPENATNGIIREYRINITERLTGIVTQYTTDPDIRELIVGSLHPFYTYQCVIVAHTIEPGPFTEAIVVQTDEAAPSGPPRNISLSVQNSQSIYISWDPPSPSLQNGILRQYSVTLTSSFSDDTHTISSSSTFFVITGLRPYTNYTCSVRAITIDLGPAITAQVQTPEDVPTGAPLFVSSQALSPSVLFIQWEPPNIEQQNGVIRRYVINITEIETTSSKMFYSNETNITLDSRHPFYQYSYSVSAVTFRPGPFSSIDVIQMPEAAPLQPPTGMSVFNVTSTSFQIVWNNPPPEAHNGVIRNYQVTLTNENTGIFSLISTQRTSLLFDNLSPNTVYSYQLRAITVSPGPLSAIETVNTLEDVPSDVPQNFTVQIISSTTILLSWLPPPPESRNGQILGFIVTITQDGNGPTMTIPVENNEHEVLVNNLLQFKTYTCSILAFTAIGNGPTSQTVTLTTLEDAPSGAPSFPTVVGLTSTSVSLNWLPPNDALHNGVIRHYLIYLQETNTGANFSVQTLSDTRFTVGDLHPYYTYVIFVQAVTVLPGPLSSPTTILTLQDVPAGAPINIEAIPMDSRNLQIQWNQPPPETHNGIIVDYTVNISEIETGTILQFFSGGITTVSIPGLHPFYSYTYVVAALTEIGQGPHSTSSTIRMPEDVPSSYPLALIGETVNSSAILLSWQHPESQGRNGIIISYAVMLRDLSTSQVLEYFRVGTHIDILITSLHPYYEYECTVAAATALGRGPFAPVVTIRTEEDAPSGPPLTVVATAISSNAIYLTWQPPSEEDVNGIIRMYFIVVVDTVTGETLTLNTTATFITVNSLHPFYTYTLSVAAFTTGTGPLAEVSITLPEDVPTGVPVNVDAVSVSSTSIRISWEPPPLDQQNGIIVAYFVSVTEIETGVVHTFNTDVTDNLLIVNSLHPFYNYNCSVATFTIGLGPAIFVAVQALPEEPSDVPQNVTISALSPTSALVSWFPPPMEHQNGIIIGFIVRVSGVNTEEVIERTVTQLSNEVSGLHPFYSYRFSVAAETIAPGPFSNPITLQLPESAPSAAVENLTLTNALATSVTIGWYPASPYHWNGILVQYVIEYQLIRSIDSSSEVVEPVLSQSIPSIGQPLANEQNPIRVNSPLLMETAQLDGLEEYFVYSISIYFETSAGRSLSSSSIMIETLPSAPSGPPTLVKAVASSTSVRIEWMPPDARSRNGVIAGYTVDLTNLETMEQLTYNVDMLIFQVEGLPSFTDFNVRVSARTDSGQGPHSDLVYVKTSENVPGAPSSVEIKVENSTAVSITWMKPEKPNGYILKYQVVYYGFKPNVKVSSEISVIDGPHTVTLKNETNTSVVISGLQSGLTYEFLVRARTSVGYGAYSTAARAEIFPAVTATTSSNTTIIVVAVLGWVFLVIIVIVIITVYIRSKSHSGKFNVWSDTRPNGMEFSNVQATGIVEWTGDRVDDPEEVKEDELDDVYPEKHD; encoded by the exons ATGTGGAGTCCTCCACCATTTGAGGAAACGAACGGTGTCATTCAGTACTATTTTCTTTCCATTACCGAGTTTGAAAGTGGGCAGGTGTTCACTATGACATCACTGTCTGTTGTGGCTGTGATAAATGATCTCCATCCATACTACACGTACGAGTGTACTGTTGCTGCTTACACGGTGGGACTTGGACCATATAGTAGTTCTGTTACTATACTACTAAACGAGGAAG CTCCAAGTCAGGCCCCTACCAATGTGATTGGATTAGCAAATTCCTCAGAAGTAATTTCTATTTCCTGGAATCCCCCTCCTTTTGAACACCAAAATGGAATGATACACAGCTATAAATTGAATGTCACCGAAGTTGAAACAGGAATCGTTACAATGCACACTACGTTTACTACGGCAACCACATTGTTCTCTCTTCATCCATACTATACGTACGAAATAAGGGTATCTGCAGTTACTGTTGCAACAGGGCCTTATTCTCAATCGATTTCTATTCGAACTAATCCTGATG ttccTAGCTCTCCTGTTCAAAACCCAATAATATCTGGACACACGTCTAACTCTGTTTCTCTCACATGGAGTGCACCCGCACCCGAGGACCGTAATGGGCCTATTATTGAATACAAGATTACTGTCACTGTTATTAGCACTGGACAAACTTATGTACTAACTTCATCTACAACGAATCTTGAAGTCACCTCCTTACGGCCATTTACTGACTACATCTTCAGAATTGCAGCAGTAACTGCAGTGGGAATTGGGCCATACAGCACAACACTTAGCATCACTACTTTGTCTGCAG CCCCGGAAAGTCCACCAGAAGATGTGGTTTTGTCCTCTGTAAGCTCTACATCTATCTTGGTGTCATGGTCTCCTCCACCGGCTGAGTTGCAAAATGGAGTGATTACACAGTACAGAATATACGTGACTGAGGTCGATACAGGCAACCAGTTGATGTATAGCACGATGACAACATCGATAGCAATTCAATTGCTGCATCCTTTCTACACCTATGAGTGTGTTGTAAGTACCTATACAGTTGCTGAAGGTCCGTACTCGGCAGTGCTCAATATGACAACACCACAAGATG TTCCAGATGGATATCCACAGAACTTTACTGCAGTGGCCACGACATCTAGATCTGCTGTGCTCATTTGGGATCCACCTTCTAAAGAAGTCCAAAATGGCATTATAGTGAACTACACCATTGACATCAGTGTAGCTGGGAGCTCACAGACCTTTCAAGTGTACTCGACTACAACTGGCATGACACTGTCAACTTTGCAGCCATACCGTACGTACTTCTGCATCGTAAGTGCATTGACTGTGGTGGGTCGAGGACCACCAAGCACTGTGCTTACACTGTCTACACCAGAAGATG CTCCGAATGGTTCTCCAAATATCGAAAACTTTTATGCTCAAGACTCTACTACTATCGTTTTTTCATGGAGTCCGCCAGATGAAGAAGTACAGAATGGTGTCATCAGAGAATACAGAATCCAATTGGAGGAGATAGACACTGGGAATACCTCTTTGTATATATCTCTGTCCACTTCAATTGAGATTTCATCGCTCCATCCAGACAGCACATATGAACTGAGCGTTGCAGCTTTCACTATTGCAATAGGACCATACAGTGTGATAGTGAACGTCACCACTTTGGAAGATG TTCCAAGTGGACCACCACAAAACATTAACTCTGCCTCAATAACGTCTACAAGCATCCTTCTCACTTGGGAACTCCCATTGCAAGAAGATCAGAATGGAGAAATAACTAGCTACTCTGTTTCCTTTACCTCACTTGATTCCAGTGATACAAGTGTAGTTACTGTATATGATTCGGAAGAATTGGAGCTAACAGAACTTAGACCATTCACCACCTACACGATTGTGATTGCTGCTGAGACGACTATTGGAATTGGTCCTTACAGTAAAGTATTTCATGTGCAGACGTTGGAAGATG CTCCAACTCGCCCAGCAAACTTGAATGGGAGGTCAATAAACGCGACTCACATTTTCCTTCAGTGGGACCCCCCTCCAGAAAATGCAACAAATGGGATTATTCGCGAGTATAGAATTAACATTACGGAGAGATTGACGGGAATTGtaacacagtacactactgaTCCTGATATTCGAGAGCTCATTGTTGGTTCTTTGCATCCCTTTTACACTTATCAATGCGTCATAGTTGCACACACAATTGAACCTGGTCCTTTTACTGAAGCTATTGTCGTACAAACCGATGAAGCAG CTCCCTCTGGACCTCCAAGAAACATCAGTCTTAGTGTGCAAAATTCCCAATCTATATACATCTCTTGGGATCCTCCATCTCCTAGTCTACAAAACGGAATTCTTCGACAATACTCTGTGACTCTGACCTCTAGTTTTAGTGATGATACGCACACTATTTCATCTTCTAGTACATTCTTTGTTATAACAGGCTTGAGGCCGTACACCAACTACACATGCTCTGTCAGGGCAATTACAATAGACCTTGGTCCAGCAATTACTGCTCAAGTCCAAACGCCTGAAGATG TGCCAACTGGAGCCCCACTGTTTGTATCGTCTCAAGCACTCAGTCCATCAGTACTGTTTATTCAATGGGAGCCTCCAAATATAGAGCAACAAAACGGTGTAATCAGAAGATATGTCATCAATATAACAGAAATTGAGACCACAAGTAGCAAGATGTTCTATTCCAATGAAACGAACATTACGCTGGACTCCCGCCATCCTTTCTATCAGTACAGTTATTCAGTGTCTGCAGTGACCTTTCGACCTGGTCCGTTCTCATCCATTGATGTTATACAAATGCCAGAAGCAG CACCTCTGCAACCTCCCACTGGCATGTCTGTATTCAATGTAACCTCTACCTCCTTTCAAATCGTATGGAATAATCCACCACCTGAGGCACACAATGGCGTGATAAGAAATTACCAAGTTACTTTAACAAATGAAAACACTGGCATCTTTTCCCTGATTTCAACCCAGAGGACAAGCCTACTATTTGATAATTTGAGTCCAAATACAGTGTATTCTTATCAGTTGAGAGCTATTACCGTGAGTCCTGGTCCATTGTCTGCTATTGAGACTGTGAATACTTTAGAAGATG TACCAAGCGATGTTCCTCAGAATTTCACCGTTCAGATAATATCTTCCACTACAATTCTACTAAGCTGGCTTCCACCTCCACCTGAGAGCAGAAATGGACAGATTTTAGGGTTCATAGTTACTATCACTCAAGATGGAAATGGACCCACTATGACTATTCCTGTTGAAAACAACGAGCACGAAGTGCTAGTTAACAATTTGCTTCAGTTTAAAACATACACATGCTCGATATTGGCGTTCACAGCTATTGGTAATGGACCTACCAGTCAGACAGTGACGTTAACTACTTTGGAAGATG CACCAAGTGGCGCTCCGAGCTTTCCAACGGTTGTGGGCTTGACTTCTACCAGTGTATCACTTAACTGGTTACCACCAAATGACGCACTTCACAACGGAGTTATTAGACACTACTTGATTTATCTCCAGGAAACAAACACTGGAGCAAATTTTTCTGTTCAGACATTATCCGACACCAGATTCACTGTTGGTGATCTTCATCCGTACTATACATACGTGATCTTTGTACAAGCAGTGACTGTATTACCTGGCCCTTTGTCATCACCTACAACTATTTTAACATTACAAGATG TTCCTGCTGGTGCACCGATAAACATTGAAGCAATCCCAATGGACTCAAGAAACTTGCAGATTCAATGGAATCAACCACCTCCTGAAACGCACAATGGCATTATAGTGGATTATACTGTCAATATTTCAGAAATCGAAACAGGAACTATATTACAGTTTTTTTCCGGTGGCATAACAACTGTATCTATTCCAGGATTGCACCCGTTTTATTCATACACGTATGTTGTCGCTGCATTAACAGAAATAGGACAGGGTCCTCACAGTACTTCCAGCACAATACGAATGCCTGAAGATG ttcCTTCCTCTTATCCCCTTGCACTCATTGGAGAGACTGTGAATTCCAGTGCTATACTGCTTAGCTGGCAACATCCAGAGTCACAAGGACGAAATGGAATCATCATCTCTTATGCTGTGATGCTCAGAGATTTGTCAACAAGCCAAGTATTGGAGTACTTTCGTGTTGGGACGCATATTGATATCTTAATAACATCCCTTCACCCTTACTATGAGTATGAATGCACAGTTGCAGCTGCTACAGCTCTGGGAAGAGGACCCTTTGCTCCAGTGGTAACAATCCGAACGGAAGAAGACG CCCCGTCTGGTCCACCCCTCACTGTTGTTGCTACTGCAATCAGTTCGAATGCCATTTACCTCACATGGCAGCCACCCTCTGAAGAGGACGTGAATGGGATAATCAGGATGTACTTCATTGTGGTAGTGGATACAGTTACAGGAGAAACATTGACGTTGAACACAACTGCTACATTCATAACAGTCAACAGTTTGCACCCGTTTTATACCTATACCTTGTCGGTAGCAGCGTTTACCACTGGCACAGGACCTTTAGCAGAAGTATCTATCACTCTTCCCGAAGATG TTCCAACTGGAGTGCCTGTGAATGTGGATGCAGTGTCTGTAAGCTCCACTAGCATAAGAATTTCATGGGAACCTCCACCACTCGATCAGCAAAATGGAATAATTGTCGCGTACTTCGTATCTGTCACAGAGATAGAAACTGGTGTTGTGCACACCTTCAATACTGATGTTACTGACAATTTACTTATCGTCAATTCTCTTCACcctttctataattataactgctcAGTGGCCACTTTCACAATTGGTCTTGGACCAGCAATTTTTGTAGCTGTTCAAGCACTGCCAGAAG AACCTAGTGACGTCCCACAAAACGTCACAATTTCTGCTTTGAGTCCTACTAGTGCTCTTGTGTCTTGGTTCCCACCACCAATGGAACATCAAAATGGAATCATCATTGGCTTTATTGTCCGTGTGTCTGGTGTGAATACTGAAGAAGTGATAGAACGGACTGTGACCCAGCTTAGCAATGAAGTTTCTGGGCTACATCCGTTTTATTCGTACAGATTCTCTGTTGCTGCAGAAACTATTGCTCCTGGGCCATTCAGTAATCCAATTACATTGCAACTACCAGAGtcag CTCCGTCAGCCGCTGTTGAAAATCTCACCCTGACAAATGCACTAGCTACTTCGGTTACTATAGGATGGTACCCTGCAAGCCCTTACCATTGGAATGGCATACTTGTACAGTATGTTATTGAATACCAACTTATCAGATCTATTGATTCGAGCTCAGAAGTTGTCGAGCCAGTTCTAAGCCAGTCTATCCCATCAATTGGGCAGCCATTGGCTAACGAACAAAACCCAATCAGAGTCAATTCTCCCCTGCTTATGGAGACGGCACAACTTGATGGACTTGAGGAATATTTCGTCTATTCAATATCAATATACTTTGAAACAAGTGCTGGAAGAAGCCTCAGCAGTTCGTCCATCATGATTGAAACGTTACCATCAG CTCCAAGTGGTCCTCCTACTTTGGTAAAGGCAGTGGCGTCCTCTACATCAGTGAGAATTGAGTGGATGCCTCCTGATGCAAGGAGTAGAAATGGTGTAATAGCAGGCTACACTGTCGACTTGACAAATCTTGAAACTATGGAACAGCTAACATACAATGTTGATATGTTGATTTTTCAAGTTGAAG GCCTACCAAGTTTCACGGACTTTAATGTTCGAGTATCAGCCCGAACTGATAGTGGGCAAGGGCCCCATTCTGACCTAGTGTATGTCAAGACCTCAGAGAATG TACCTGGTGCCCCATCAAGTGTGGAAATAAAAGTTGAGAATAGCACGGCAGTATCGATCACCTGGATGAAACCTGAGAAACCAAATGGATATATTTTGAAGTATCAAGTCGTTTACTACGGTTTCAAACCGAAT GTTAAGGTGTCATCTGAAATTAGTGTCATTGATGGTCCACACACAGTTACATTGAAAAATGAAACGAATACATCTGTGGTAATAAGTGGATTGCAGTCAGGACTAACGTACGAGTTTCTG GTACGTGCCCGCACGAGTGTTGGATATGGAGCTTATTCTACTGCAGCTCGTGCAGAAATTTTCCCCG CAGTTACGGCAACCACTTCATCAAACACAACGATTATTGTTGTTGCTGTACTCGGTTGGGTTTTCCTTGTCATCATTGTGATTGTGATTATTACCGTTTACATTCGTAGTAAGTCTCATTCTGGAAAGTTTAACGTGTG GAGCGATACAAGGCCAAATGGAATGGAATTTTCTAATGTACAAGCTACTGGTATTGTCGAGTGGACTGGTGATAGG GTGGATGATCCTGAGGAGGTTAAAGAGGATGAACTAGATGATGTCTATCCAG AAAAACATGACTGA